In a genomic window of Campylobacter concisus:
- the atpG gene encoding ATP synthase F1 subunit gamma codes for MSNLKDIKRKIKSVQNTQKTTRAMKLVSTAKLRKAEEAARYSRVYALKINEVLSEIAYKINQYASVMTESKFFNTTKSVEKVDIIFVTADKGLCGGFNVQTIKTVRRMIDELKAKKIKVRLRAVGKKGIEFFNFQGVELLETYVGASSSPTYEKAQKIIKDAIDDFTNGITDKVVLIHNGYKNMISQEIRVNDIVPIEPSKIVAVETNSLMEFEPEDNYTKIMDELLNKYFEYSMYYALVDSLAAEHSARMQAMDNATNNAKQRVKQLNLAYNKARQESITTELIEIISGVESMK; via the coding sequence ATGTCAAATTTAAAAGATATAAAACGAAAGATTAAGAGCGTCCAGAACACTCAAAAGACGACGCGTGCGATGAAGCTTGTCTCAACAGCAAAGCTTCGCAAAGCCGAAGAGGCTGCTCGCTACTCTAGAGTTTACGCTCTTAAGATCAATGAGGTTTTATCAGAGATAGCTTATAAGATCAATCAATATGCTTCAGTTATGACTGAGAGTAAATTTTTTAATACAACAAAGAGTGTAGAAAAGGTTGATATTATATTTGTTACCGCTGATAAAGGGCTTTGCGGTGGCTTTAATGTCCAAACTATAAAGACAGTTAGGCGCATGATTGATGAGCTAAAAGCCAAAAAGATCAAGGTCAGACTAAGAGCTGTTGGTAAAAAAGGTATAGAATTTTTCAATTTTCAAGGCGTTGAGCTACTTGAGACTTACGTCGGAGCTAGCTCTTCTCCTACATATGAAAAAGCTCAAAAAATCATAAAAGATGCCATCGATGACTTTACAAATGGCATAACTGATAAAGTCGTGTTAATACACAATGGTTATAAAAATATGATTTCTCAAGAGATTAGAGTAAATGATATTGTGCCTATTGAGCCGTCTAAGATAGTTGCTGTTGAGACAAATTCTTTGATGGAATTTGAGCCAGAAGATAACTATACTAAGATTATGGATGAATTGCTCAATAAATATTTTGAGTATAGTATGTATTATGCCTTGGTTGACTCTTTGGCGGCTGAGCACAGCGCTAGAATGCAAGCTATGGATAATGCAACAAACAATGCTAAACAACGCGTCAAACAGTTAAATCTTGCTTACAATAAAGCAAGACAAGAGTCTATTACCACTGAGCTTATTGAGATCATCAGTGGTGTTGAATCAATGAAATAA
- a CDS encoding FoF1 ATP synthase subunit B' → MLEIDMPLMLLTAVVFLVLIAILNSLLYKPMLKFIDDRNASIKNDEESTSKNASDLSVHEKEIEEIILNARTEANKIRQEALNLAKEESLKEVNAVKSSLEANYNEFLNALSSQKDNLKADLSAKLPELRAALNAKLSKI, encoded by the coding sequence ATGTTAGAAATAGATATGCCATTGATGCTTTTAACGGCTGTCGTTTTCTTGGTATTGATCGCTATTTTGAATTCCTTGCTTTATAAGCCAATGCTCAAATTCATAGATGACAGAAATGCCTCTATAAAAAATGATGAAGAGAGTACTAGTAAAAATGCAAGTGATCTAAGTGTTCATGAAAAAGAGATTGAAGAGATTATATTAAACGCAAGGACTGAGGCCAATAAAATAAGGCAAGAAGCCTTAAATTTGGCAAAAGAAGAGTCTTTAAAAGAAGTAAATGCCGTAAAGAGTAGTTTAGAGGCTAATTATAATGAATTTTTAAATGCTCTAAGCTCTCAGAAAGATAACTTAAAGGCAGATCTATCAGCTAAACTACCTGAACTTAGAGCGGCTTTAAATGCCAAGCTCTCTAAAATTTAA
- a CDS encoding ParB/RepB/Spo0J family partition protein, whose amino-acid sequence MAKKGGLGRGLSAILEDVEQAYSKEIANLNDSEIVEEINIDEILPNPYQPRTHFDEEALKELSASIKRHGLIQPIIVIKKDDGYMLIAGERRYRATKMLGASKIKAIIADIKSQNLRELALIENIQRENLNPIELAKSYKELINEYKITQDGLANIIHKSRTQITNTMRLLLLSDYTQKLLQEDKLTQGHAKVIVGLSTEEEKMVVDTIIGQKLSVRDTEILVKKIKNKEEIKDKKPKISEEMSKKLSNLQEIFKNLKIKTKVKSGNLVLEFNNISQVEEFIARLK is encoded by the coding sequence ATGGCTAAAAAAGGTGGATTAGGGCGTGGACTTAGTGCGATACTTGAAGATGTAGAGCAGGCCTACAGCAAAGAGATTGCAAATTTAAACGACTCTGAGATAGTCGAAGAGATAAATATAGATGAAATTTTACCAAACCCATACCAGCCAAGAACGCATTTTGACGAAGAGGCCTTAAAAGAGCTAAGTGCCAGCATCAAAAGGCATGGATTGATCCAACCAATAATCGTTATCAAAAAAGATGATGGCTATATGCTAATAGCCGGTGAGCGTAGATACCGCGCTACAAAGATGCTTGGAGCAAGCAAGATAAAGGCGATCATCGCTGACATCAAGTCTCAAAATTTAAGAGAGCTTGCACTTATCGAAAATATTCAACGTGAAAATTTAAATCCGATCGAACTCGCAAAGTCGTATAAAGAGCTTATAAATGAGTATAAGATCACACAAGACGGCTTAGCAAACATCATTCATAAGAGCAGAACTCAAATAACAAACACAATGAGACTTCTACTTCTTAGCGACTATACACAAAAACTTTTACAAGAAGATAAGCTTACACAAGGTCACGCTAAAGTTATAGTTGGGCTTAGCACCGAAGAAGAAAAGATGGTTGTTGATACGATCATCGGTCAAAAGTTAAGCGTTAGAGACACAGAAATTTTAGTAAAAAAGATAAAAAACAAGGAAGAGATAAAAGACAAAAAACCAAAAATTTCTGAGGAAATGAGTAAAAAGCTATCAAATTTACAAGAAATTTTTAAAAATTTAAAGATAAAGACAAAAGTAAAATCTGGCAATCTAGTTTTAGAATTTAATAATATTTCACAGGTGGAAGAATTTATTGCTAGGCTAAAATAG
- a CDS encoding F0F1 ATP synthase subunit delta, which produces MNEVVAKKYVKAILSDVKSNELNAFVENLSELAAAFASDKFKSIISLPTLKASQKVEFVLSLVKNQDAKFANFIELLGANKRLELIPSILDEMKIEQSLLENTYRGEVVGNFDLSAEQLKALEENFSKKFNSKIKLDGSKSDYNGVKVELDDLGVEVNFSIDRLKSQMSEYILKAI; this is translated from the coding sequence ATGAATGAAGTAGTAGCTAAAAAATACGTAAAAGCGATCTTAAGCGATGTAAAATCCAATGAACTTAATGCATTTGTTGAAAATTTATCAGAGCTAGCTGCTGCTTTTGCTAGCGATAAATTTAAAAGCATTATAAGCTTGCCGACATTAAAGGCTTCACAAAAGGTTGAATTTGTACTATCTTTGGTTAAAAATCAAGATGCCAAATTTGCAAATTTTATAGAGCTTCTTGGTGCAAACAAAAGGCTAGAGCTTATACCTTCGATACTAGATGAGATGAAGATAGAGCAATCTTTGCTTGAAAATACATATCGCGGCGAAGTTGTTGGAAATTTTGATCTAAGCGCTGAGCAGCTAAAAGCTTTGGAAGAGAATTTCTCTAAGAAATTTAACTCTAAGATCAAGCTTGATGGCTCAAAGAGCGATTACAACGGTGTAAAAGTTGAGTTAGACGATTTAGGTGTCGAGGTAAATTTCTCTATCGACAGACTAAAAAGTCAAATGAGTGAATATATATTAAAAGCAATTTAA
- the atpA gene encoding F0F1 ATP synthase subunit alpha, with the protein MSAKIKADEISTIIKERIENFDLSVDVEETGKVISVADGVANVYGLKNVMAGEMVEFESGEKGMALNLEESSVGIVILGKTSGITEGSSVKRLKKLLRVPVGDALIGRVVNSLGEPIDAKGPIDATESRFVEEKAKGIMARKSVHEPLQTGIKAIDALVPIGRGQRELIIGDRQTGKTTVAIDTIINQKGQDVICIYVAIGQKQSTVAQVVKKLEEYGAMDYTIVVNAGASDAAALQYLAPYAGVTMGEYFRDNSRHALIIYDDLSKHAVAYREMSLILRRPPGREAYPGDVFYLHSRLLERASKLNDALGAGSLTALPIIETQAGDVSAYIPTNVISITDGQIFLESDLFNSGIRPAINVGLSVSRVGGAAQIKAIKQVSGTLRLDLAQYRELQAFAQFASDLDESSRKQLERGQKMVEVLKQPPYSPLPVENQVVIIFAGAKGYLDDVATTNVTKFEAELYPYIEAKYPEIFEQIRTKKVLDKEVEEILHKALKDFKATFAAN; encoded by the coding sequence GTGAGTGCAAAAATTAAAGCTGACGAAATTAGCACGATAATCAAAGAACGTATTGAAAATTTTGATTTAAGTGTTGATGTAGAAGAGACCGGTAAAGTCATCTCAGTCGCTGATGGCGTTGCTAACGTTTATGGTTTGAAAAACGTTATGGCTGGTGAGATGGTTGAGTTTGAAAGCGGCGAAAAAGGTATGGCTCTTAACCTTGAAGAGAGCAGTGTTGGTATAGTTATCCTTGGAAAAACTAGCGGTATCACAGAAGGAAGCTCTGTAAAAAGGCTTAAAAAACTTCTACGCGTTCCAGTTGGTGACGCATTAATTGGTCGTGTTGTAAATTCACTAGGTGAGCCAATCGACGCAAAAGGCCCAATTGACGCTACTGAATCTCGCTTTGTCGAAGAAAAAGCAAAAGGTATCATGGCAAGAAAAAGCGTTCATGAGCCACTTCAAACAGGTATCAAAGCTATCGACGCACTTGTACCAATCGGTAGAGGTCAAAGAGAACTAATAATTGGCGACCGCCAAACTGGTAAAACAACAGTTGCTATCGATACTATCATCAACCAAAAAGGTCAAGATGTTATTTGTATCTATGTAGCTATCGGTCAAAAACAATCAACCGTTGCTCAAGTCGTTAAAAAGCTTGAAGAGTATGGAGCTATGGACTATACGATAGTTGTAAACGCTGGCGCTAGTGATGCAGCTGCTCTTCAATACCTTGCTCCTTATGCTGGTGTAACAATGGGTGAATACTTTAGAGATAACTCTCGCCACGCGTTAATCATCTATGATGACTTGTCAAAACACGCGGTTGCTTACCGCGAGATGTCTTTGATCTTAAGAAGACCACCAGGCCGTGAAGCTTACCCAGGCGACGTTTTCTACCTTCACTCAAGACTTCTTGAAAGAGCAAGTAAACTAAATGACGCATTAGGTGCTGGATCTTTAACAGCTCTACCTATAATCGAAACTCAAGCAGGCGATGTTTCAGCTTATATCCCAACAAACGTTATTTCTATTACAGATGGTCAAATTTTCCTTGAGAGTGACCTATTTAACTCAGGTATCCGCCCAGCGATCAACGTTGGTCTTTCTGTTTCTCGTGTCGGTGGTGCAGCTCAAATAAAAGCTATTAAACAAGTTTCTGGTACACTAAGACTAGACCTTGCTCAATACCGTGAACTACAAGCGTTTGCTCAATTTGCAAGCGATCTTGACGAGAGCTCAAGAAAACAACTAGAGCGCGGTCAAAAGATGGTTGAAGTACTAAAGCAACCTCCATATTCTCCACTTCCAGTCGAGAATCAAGTAGTTATTATATTTGCTGGCGCTAAGGGTTATTTGGATGATGTTGCAACTACAAATGTAACAAAATTTGAAGCCGAGTTATATCCATATATTGAGGCGAAATACCCTGAAATTTTTGAGCAAATCAGAACTAAAAAGGTTCTTGATAAAGAAGTAGAAGAAATTTTACATAAAGCGTTGAAAGATTTTAAAGCGACTTTTGCCGCTAACTAG
- the atpD gene encoding F0F1 ATP synthase subunit beta, translated as MKGVISQVIGPVVDVDFNDYLPKINEAIEVFFDVEGKKHKLILEVAAHLGDNRVRTIAMDMSEGLTRGLEAKALGAPISVPVGEKVLGRIFNVVGDLIDEGEGINFDKHWSIHRDPPPFEEQSTKSEIFETGIKVVDLLAPYAKGGKVGLFGGAGVGKTVIIMELIHNVAFKHSGYSVFAGVGERTREGNDLYHEMKESNVLDKVALCYGQMNEPPGARNRIALTGLTMAEYFRDEMGLDVLMFIDNIFRFSQSGAEMSALLGRIPSAVGYQPTLASEMGKFQERITSTKKGSITSVQAVYVPADDLTDPAPATVFAHLDATTVLNRSIAEKGIYPAVDPLDSTSRMLDPQILGADHYKVARGVQAVLQKYKDLQDIIAILGMDELSEEDKLTVDRARKIERFLSQPFFVAEVFTGSPGKYVSLDENIAGFKGILEGKYDHLPEAAFYMVGNIDEALAKAEKLKA; from the coding sequence ATGAAGGGTGTTATTAGTCAAGTTATAGGCCCTGTGGTCGATGTTGACTTTAATGACTACTTGCCGAAGATCAATGAAGCTATCGAAGTTTTCTTTGATGTTGAGGGCAAGAAACATAAACTAATATTAGAAGTTGCTGCTCACCTAGGTGATAATAGAGTCAGAACTATTGCTATGGATATGAGTGAAGGTCTGACTCGTGGCTTAGAGGCTAAAGCGCTTGGTGCACCTATTAGTGTGCCAGTTGGTGAAAAAGTTCTAGGTAGAATTTTTAATGTAGTTGGTGATTTGATCGACGAGGGTGAGGGTATAAATTTTGATAAACACTGGTCTATTCACCGCGATCCTCCTCCATTTGAAGAGCAAAGCACAAAGAGTGAAATTTTTGAAACTGGTATCAAGGTAGTCGACCTTCTAGCTCCTTACGCAAAGGGCGGTAAAGTAGGCCTATTTGGTGGTGCTGGTGTTGGTAAAACGGTTATTATTATGGAGCTTATTCACAATGTTGCGTTTAAACACAGCGGTTATTCTGTATTTGCAGGCGTTGGTGAGAGAACTCGTGAAGGAAATGACCTTTATCACGAAATGAAAGAAAGTAACGTTTTGGATAAAGTTGCCTTGTGCTATGGCCAAATGAACGAGCCACCAGGAGCAAGAAACCGTATCGCGCTAACTGGTCTTACAATGGCTGAGTACTTCCGTGATGAGATGGGACTTGACGTTTTGATGTTTATCGATAACATCTTCCGTTTTTCTCAGTCTGGCGCAGAGATGTCAGCTCTACTTGGACGTATCCCGTCAGCTGTTGGTTATCAGCCAACTCTTGCAAGTGAGATGGGTAAATTCCAAGAGAGAATTACATCAACCAAAAAAGGTTCGATTACCTCTGTTCAAGCTGTTTATGTTCCAGCTGACGACCTTACAGATCCGGCTCCTGCAACTGTTTTTGCTCACCTTGATGCTACGACAGTTCTTAACAGATCGATCGCAGAAAAAGGCATCTATCCAGCTGTTGATCCACTTGATTCAACATCAAGAATGCTTGATCCTCAAATTTTAGGAGCAGATCACTATAAGGTAGCTCGCGGCGTTCAAGCTGTGCTTCAAAAATATAAAGACCTTCAAGATATCATCGCTATCCTTGGTATGGACGAGCTTAGCGAAGAAGATAAGCTAACAGTTGATAGAGCAAGAAAGATAGAGAGATTTTTATCTCAGCCGTTCTTCGTTGCTGAAGTATTTACAGGTAGCCCTGGTAAATATGTAAGTCTTGACGAAAATATTGCTGGCTTTAAGGGAATTTTAGAGGGTAAATATGACCATTTACCAGAAGCAGCATTTTATATGGTTGGAAATATAGATGAGGCTTTAGCTAAAGCTGAGAAACTTAAGGCTTAA
- a CDS encoding F0F1 ATP synthase subunit B, translating into MKIKILFFLALPFLAYASEHGGTNYDIVERTLNFLLFFAILVYFAAKPLKALYQSRIDRIANKLESIQEKLRDSKAKKDDALKRVEEAKQNANSLIETAKKEALNLAAKVKSDAQNDIANLQKSYKEQKEFEERKMIKGVVNEILSDIFSSYSLKVDQKELINIILKKVS; encoded by the coding sequence ATGAAGATAAAAATTTTATTTTTTCTAGCACTTCCATTTTTAGCATACGCTAGCGAGCATGGTGGAACAAACTACGACATAGTCGAGAGAACACTAAACTTCTTACTTTTCTTTGCTATTTTGGTATATTTTGCAGCTAAGCCACTAAAAGCTCTTTATCAAAGCAGAATTGACAGGATCGCAAATAAGCTTGAAAGTATCCAAGAGAAGCTACGCGATTCTAAAGCCAAAAAAGATGATGCTCTAAAACGTGTTGAGGAAGCTAAACAAAATGCAAATTCCCTAATCGAAACTGCTAAAAAAGAGGCTTTAAATTTAGCTGCTAAGGTCAAAAGCGACGCTCAAAATGATATAGCAAATCTTCAAAAGAGCTATAAAGAGCAAAAAGAATTTGAAGAGCGCAAGATGATAAAAGGCGTTGTAAATGAAATTTTGAGCGACATTTTCTCAAGCTATAGCCTAAAAGTCGATCAAAAAGAGCTTATAAATATAATACTTAAAAAGGTTAGCTAA